In one Pseudomonas purpurea genomic region, the following are encoded:
- a CDS encoding DUF6002 family protein, with amino-acid sequence MDMVKANVAMQARQSSSTAIPVIERYYDLIVSSAGDFEISSSDDEFEPSMRLPELDGRMREFLSVATAQFFEMGTYRGMPLRLLDLRQNANTQTTKTFASTLIVARAVRHIQETGDSILLFSPSSGNKAIALRDAVLRALKARLVHPEQLRIVTLTPAQTIGKLRKTELYDDPRLRILNPIFVLDTMSPEAVKVIGQQFKKLFNQSPLNELKLWHSLRLENYRFSDQARAFFDFEYGDAWDSDRRTVHVHAVSSAYGLLGYCSGVEVLKKHKQQVSTPSFLLVQHLSTSDMVLHLLDGNFEGVSTPAYTQASNGLWVQSESPHFPETTWSPDEVLEPTFYTHLPPTAVEMTEQVKANGGSGIVVSLYECMQRYSECAQLLADTPVKLPSDPRDLKEWSLVMAMTGCLNAIDRQLLDGMDGCTIHASGSYGLNDYEPVPAEGLVYIGTAEEMMENLRTPRSP; translated from the coding sequence ATGGATATGGTAAAAGCCAACGTTGCAATGCAGGCAAGACAATCGTCCTCCACTGCTATTCCTGTCATTGAGCGCTACTACGACTTGATTGTCAGCAGTGCGGGTGACTTTGAAATCAGTAGTTCGGATGATGAGTTCGAACCGTCCATGCGGTTACCGGAACTGGACGGTCGCATGCGTGAATTTCTTTCTGTCGCCACTGCGCAATTTTTCGAGATGGGAACGTACCGCGGGATGCCGCTGCGTTTGTTGGACCTGCGGCAAAACGCCAATACCCAAACGACCAAGACGTTCGCCTCGACGCTGATCGTTGCGAGAGCTGTTCGTCATATCCAGGAGACGGGCGACTCCATCCTGTTGTTTTCTCCCTCTTCCGGTAATAAGGCCATTGCACTGCGTGACGCGGTGTTACGTGCACTGAAAGCCAGGTTGGTTCATCCGGAGCAATTGCGCATTGTCACGCTGACACCGGCCCAAACGATTGGGAAATTACGCAAAACCGAGCTTTATGATGATCCTCGCTTGCGCATCCTGAACCCCATTTTTGTTCTTGATACGATGTCGCCAGAGGCCGTAAAGGTCATTGGGCAGCAGTTTAAAAAACTCTTCAACCAAAGCCCTCTCAACGAACTGAAACTGTGGCATTCGCTGCGACTCGAGAACTACCGCTTTTCTGATCAGGCTCGGGCATTTTTTGACTTCGAATATGGCGATGCCTGGGATTCTGACCGCCGAACCGTACATGTCCATGCAGTTTCCAGTGCCTATGGTCTTTTGGGCTACTGCTCAGGTGTAGAGGTATTGAAAAAGCACAAACAGCAGGTATCCACGCCTTCCTTCCTGCTGGTTCAGCATCTGTCGACCAGTGACATGGTTTTGCACCTGCTCGATGGAAATTTCGAGGGTGTTTCTACCCCGGCTTATACCCAGGCATCGAACGGTTTATGGGTTCAATCTGAATCACCGCACTTCCCAGAGACCACATGGAGTCCGGATGAAGTGCTTGAGCCAACGTTCTATACCCATCTACCGCCCACAGCAGTGGAAATGACTGAGCAGGTCAAGGCCAATGGCGGTTCGGGGATCGTTGTTTCGCTTTATGAATGTATGCAGCGCTACAGCGAATGTGCCCAATTGTTGGCTGATACGCCAGTGAAGTTGCCCAGCGATCCTCGGGATCTGAAAGAGTGGTCATTGGTTATGGCAATGACCGGTTGCCTGAATGCAATCGACCGCCAACTGTTGGATGGGATGGATGGATGCACTATTCACGCTTCGGGCTCCTATGGCCTGAACGACTATGAGCCTGTTCCTGCTGAGGGGTTGGTTTACATTGGCACAGCTGAAGAAATGATGGAAAACCTTCGTACGCCTCGTTCTCCATGA
- a CDS encoding MFS transporter, translating into MTRWFAPFARLYTYFCPMAWVLAALIFISRLSAMVKLFMALYLRQALGLPIETVGWLLSGYGAGLLIGSMGGGLLSDHVSSSRLTSALFFVSAWVLIALGLVTTLSVLAGLLLFSGLLDGAIRTLHQRLIMEYCQVSQRARTQSLNRVASNLGMAVAGVMGGVLAQVDFRWVFFASAAMTLSALIWFVGATLHREVQPLDECPDTGGRTPYNDRAFLWLLAASVLLGLAFEPVYSMLGNYLLDYYQLGAEIIGWQFALNALLVVVLQIPLSHWCERWGARWQLLAGSLLLACGLGMLPFGSGVFYVCLSTVIWTIGEILFMPTLNVLVMQRAQTGRSGHYFGLFSMCWSASVLVSPTLGGQLYGYFGGHSVWFGCAILAMLSIPLVYRSVPS; encoded by the coding sequence ATGACTAGGTGGTTCGCCCCTTTTGCCCGGCTGTATACGTACTTCTGCCCAATGGCCTGGGTGCTTGCCGCACTGATTTTCATCAGTCGATTGAGTGCCATGGTCAAATTGTTCATGGCGTTGTATCTGCGCCAGGCGCTAGGGCTGCCAATCGAAACCGTCGGTTGGTTGTTGTCGGGGTATGGCGCAGGGTTATTGATCGGCTCCATGGGCGGTGGCCTGTTAAGCGACCATGTGTCTTCGTCACGGCTCACGTCTGCACTGTTCTTTGTATCTGCATGGGTATTGATTGCATTAGGGTTGGTCACGACCCTGTCTGTGCTGGCGGGGCTATTGCTGTTTAGTGGTTTACTCGATGGAGCGATTCGTACGTTACATCAGCGTTTGATCATGGAGTATTGCCAGGTTTCACAGCGTGCTCGCACGCAATCATTGAACCGTGTTGCCAGTAATCTGGGTATGGCGGTGGCAGGTGTGATGGGGGGCGTCCTGGCACAGGTGGATTTTCGTTGGGTGTTTTTTGCCAGTGCGGCCATGACACTTTCAGCGTTGATCTGGTTTGTTGGGGCGACACTCCATCGAGAGGTCCAGCCGCTGGATGAGTGTCCTGATACGGGGGGACGTACACCGTATAACGACAGAGCCTTTCTTTGGTTGTTGGCAGCCAGCGTTTTGCTCGGTCTTGCCTTTGAACCGGTGTACAGCATGCTGGGTAACTACTTGCTTGATTACTACCAACTGGGCGCTGAGATCATTGGATGGCAATTTGCGCTCAATGCCCTGTTAGTGGTGGTTCTGCAAATTCCTTTATCTCATTGGTGTGAACGCTGGGGTGCGCGTTGGCAACTGCTGGCAGGTAGCCTTTTGTTGGCTTGTGGGCTCGGAATGCTACCTTTTGGCTCCGGGGTGTTTTATGTCTGTCTGTCGACAGTGATTTGGACGATTGGCGAGATTCTGTTCATGCCAACCCTTAACGTACTGGTTATGCAGCGTGCGCAAACGGGGAGGAGCGGGCACTACTTTGGACTTTTCTCCATGTGCTGGAGCGCCAGTGTGCTGGTCTCTCCAACGCTCGGTGGCCAACTCTACGGTTATTTTGGTGGTCACAGCGTCTGGTTTGGCTGCGCGATACTGGCCATGTTGTCGATACCGCTGGTCTATCGCTCTGTTCCGTCCTGA
- a CDS encoding peptide ABC transporter ATP-binding protein translates to MAVVLTARDLTRHYEVSRGLFKGTALVRALNGVSFELEAGKTLAVVGESGCGKSTLARALTLIEEPSSGSLKIAGQEVTGANKAERKQLRKDVQMVFQSPYASLNPRQKIGDQLAEPLLINTKLSAAERREKVQAMMKQVGLRPEHYQRYPHMFSGGQRQRIALARAMMLQPKVLVADEPTSALDVSIQAQVLNLFMDLQQEFNTAYVFISHNLAVVRHVADQVLVMYLGRPVEMGPKEDIYTRPLHPYTQALLSATPTIHPDPTKPKIKIVGELPNPLNPPSGCAFHKRCPYATERCSKEEPALRLLDTRQVACHYAEQFLV, encoded by the coding sequence ATGGCCGTCGTTCTCACCGCCCGTGACCTGACCCGTCACTACGAAGTCTCCCGCGGCCTGTTCAAAGGCACCGCACTGGTTCGCGCCCTCAACGGCGTGTCGTTCGAACTCGAAGCCGGCAAGACCCTCGCAGTCGTAGGCGAATCCGGCTGCGGCAAGTCCACCCTCGCCCGCGCCCTGACGCTGATCGAAGAACCATCCTCGGGCTCGCTCAAAATCGCTGGGCAAGAAGTCACTGGCGCCAACAAGGCCGAACGCAAGCAACTGCGCAAAGACGTGCAGATGGTGTTCCAGAGCCCTTATGCGTCGCTCAACCCACGGCAGAAAATCGGTGATCAGCTTGCCGAGCCATTACTGATCAACACCAAGCTGTCTGCGGCCGAACGCCGTGAAAAAGTCCAGGCGATGATGAAGCAGGTGGGTCTGCGGCCTGAGCACTACCAGCGCTACCCGCACATGTTCTCCGGCGGTCAGCGCCAGCGGATCGCCCTGGCTCGGGCGATGATGCTGCAACCCAAAGTGCTGGTCGCGGACGAACCGACGTCGGCGCTGGACGTGTCGATCCAGGCGCAGGTACTGAACCTGTTCATGGACCTGCAGCAGGAATTCAACACCGCCTACGTGTTCATCTCCCACAACCTGGCGGTGGTGCGTCACGTCGCCGACCAGGTACTGGTGATGTACCTCGGCCGCCCGGTGGAAATGGGCCCGAAAGAGGACATCTACACCCGTCCTCTGCACCCGTACACCCAGGCCCTGCTGTCGGCCACGCCGACGATCCATCCGGACCCGACCAAGCCGAAAATCAAGATCGTCGGCGAGTTGCCCAACCCGCTGAACCCGCCATCCGGCTGTGCGTTCCACAAGCGCTGCCCGTACGCCACCGAACGGTGCAGCAAAGAAGAGCCAGCCCTGCGCCTGCTCGACACCCGTCAAGTGGCCTGTCACTACGCGGAGCAGTTCCTCGTATAA
- a CDS encoding ABC transporter ATP-binding protein, translating into MSLLEIKNLNVRFGDATAVPVVDGLDLTVDKGEVLAIVGESGSGKSVTMMALMGLIEHPGIVTADSLSFDGKDMLKLNARQRRRIVGKDLAMVFQDPMTALNPSYTVGFQIEEVLRLHLKMSGKAARKRAIELLEKVEIPGAASRMDAYPHQLSGGMSQRVAIAMAIAGEPKLLIADEPTTALDVTIQAQIMDLLLALQKEQNMGLVLITHDLAVVAETAQRVCVMYAGQAVEVGQVPQLFDIPAHPYSEALLKAIPEHSLGSSRLATLPGIVPGRYDRPQGCLLSPRCPYVQDSCRQQRPGLDPKSASLARCFYPLNQEVA; encoded by the coding sequence ATGTCACTGCTAGAAATCAAGAATCTCAACGTTCGCTTCGGCGACGCCACCGCCGTTCCCGTGGTCGATGGCCTGGACCTGACCGTGGACAAGGGCGAAGTCCTGGCCATCGTGGGCGAGTCGGGGTCCGGCAAGTCCGTGACCATGATGGCGCTGATGGGCCTGATCGAGCATCCCGGCATCGTCACCGCTGACTCCCTCAGCTTCGACGGCAAGGACATGCTCAAGCTCAATGCGCGCCAGCGTCGCCGGATTGTCGGCAAAGACCTGGCCATGGTCTTCCAGGACCCGATGACCGCGCTGAACCCAAGCTACACCGTCGGCTTCCAGATTGAAGAAGTGCTGCGCCTGCACCTGAAAATGTCCGGTAAAGCCGCTCGCAAACGCGCCATCGAACTGCTGGAAAAAGTCGAAATACCGGGCGCCGCGAGCCGCATGGACGCCTACCCGCACCAGCTCTCCGGCGGTATGAGCCAGCGTGTGGCGATTGCCATGGCGATTGCCGGTGAACCGAAACTGCTGATCGCCGACGAACCGACCACCGCGTTGGACGTGACGATTCAGGCGCAGATCATGGACCTGCTGCTCGCCCTGCAAAAAGAGCAGAACATGGGCCTGGTGCTGATCACCCACGACCTCGCGGTCGTGGCGGAAACCGCCCAGCGCGTATGCGTGATGTACGCAGGCCAAGCAGTAGAAGTCGGTCAGGTGCCGCAGTTGTTCGACATTCCGGCGCACCCGTACAGCGAAGCATTGCTCAAGGCCATTCCGGAACACAGCCTGGGTTCATCACGCCTGGCCACGCTGCCGGGCATCGTTCCCGGCCGCTATGACCGTCCGCAAGGTTGCCTGCTGTCCCCACGCTGCCCGTATGTGCAGGACAGCTGCCGTCAACAACGTCCAGGCCTGGACCCGAAAAGCGCCAGCCTCGCCCGCTGCTTCTATCCTTTGAATCAGGAGGTGGCGTAA
- a CDS encoding ABC transporter permease subunit, giving the protein MSTPTTSVAVDTSLLYPSPYKEFWQAFSKNKGAVAGLMFMTLVVFCAIFAPWVAPHNPSEQYRDFLLTPPAWLEGGQMQFLLGTDELGRDLLSRLIQGSRLSLLIGLSSVVMSLIPGILMGLLAGFFPRVLGPTIMRLMDIMLALPSLLLAVAIVAILGPGLINTVIAIAIVSLPSYVRLTRAAVMGELNRDYVTAARLAGAGLPRLMFITVLPNCMAPLIVQATLSFSSAILDAAALGFLGLGVQPPTPEWGTMLASARDYIERAWWVVSLPGLTILLSVLAINLMGDGLRDALDPKLKNAA; this is encoded by the coding sequence ATGAGTACTCCAACAACCTCCGTAGCAGTCGACACCAGCCTGCTTTATCCATCGCCCTACAAAGAGTTCTGGCAAGCGTTCTCCAAGAACAAGGGCGCCGTCGCCGGCCTGATGTTCATGACGCTGGTGGTCTTCTGCGCGATCTTCGCGCCCTGGGTTGCCCCACATAACCCGAGCGAGCAGTACCGCGATTTCCTGCTGACGCCTCCGGCCTGGCTGGAAGGCGGGCAGATGCAGTTCCTGCTGGGCACCGATGAACTGGGTCGCGACCTGCTGTCGCGCCTGATCCAGGGTTCGCGCCTGTCCTTGCTGATCGGCCTGTCGTCGGTGGTCATGTCGTTGATCCCTGGGATCCTGATGGGCCTGCTGGCCGGGTTCTTCCCGCGCGTGCTCGGCCCAACCATCATGCGCCTGATGGATATCATGCTGGCCCTGCCGTCCCTGCTGCTGGCCGTGGCGATTGTCGCCATCCTCGGCCCTGGCCTGATCAACACCGTGATCGCCATCGCCATCGTGTCCCTGCCGTCCTATGTTCGTCTGACCCGCGCCGCGGTGATGGGTGAACTGAACCGCGACTACGTGACCGCTGCACGCCTGGCCGGTGCCGGCCTGCCGCGCCTGATGTTCATCACTGTGCTACCCAACTGCATGGCGCCGCTGATCGTTCAGGCCACCCTGAGTTTCTCCTCGGCAATTCTCGACGCCGCGGCACTGGGCTTCCTCGGCCTTGGCGTACAACCGCCAACCCCGGAGTGGGGCACCATGCTGGCTTCGGCTCGCGACTACATCGAACGCGCCTGGTGGGTGGTGAGTCTGCCTGGCCTGACCATTTTGCTCAGCGTGCTGGCAATCAACCTGATGGGCGACGGCCTGCGCGATGCGCTGGACCCGAAACTCAAGAACGCCGCCTGA
- a CDS encoding ABC transporter permease subunit → MFSFIARRLGLLIPTFFGITLLTFALIRMIPGDPVEVMMGERRVDPEMHAQAMERLGLNKPLYAQYLDYIGKLAHGDLGESLRTRESVWSEFTSLFPATLELSMAALLFAGVLGLLAGVIAALKRGSLFDHGVMGISLAGYSMPIFWWGLILIMFFSVSLGWTPVSGRIDLLYDIEPRTGFMLVDTLLADDTGAFFDALHHLILPAIVLGTIPLAVIARMTRSSMLEVLREDYIRTARAKGLSPARVVFVHGLRNALIPVLTVVGLQVGTLLAGAVLTETIFSWPGIGKWLIEAIGARDYPVVQNGILLIACLVILVNFVVDILYGFANPRIRHQR, encoded by the coding sequence ATGTTTAGTTTTATTGCCCGCCGATTGGGACTGTTGATCCCCACGTTCTTCGGCATCACCTTGCTGACTTTCGCGTTGATTCGCATGATCCCTGGCGACCCCGTGGAAGTAATGATGGGCGAACGTCGGGTCGACCCCGAAATGCACGCCCAGGCAATGGAACGCCTTGGTTTGAACAAACCGCTGTATGCCCAATACCTGGACTACATCGGCAAACTGGCGCACGGCGACCTGGGTGAATCCCTGCGAACCCGTGAAAGTGTGTGGAGCGAGTTCACATCCCTGTTCCCTGCGACCCTGGAACTGTCCATGGCTGCCCTGCTGTTCGCCGGCGTTCTCGGGCTCCTGGCCGGGGTGATCGCGGCGCTGAAGCGAGGGTCCCTGTTCGACCATGGCGTGATGGGCATCTCCCTTGCCGGGTATTCGATGCCGATCTTCTGGTGGGGCCTGATCCTCATCATGTTCTTCTCGGTTTCCCTGGGCTGGACCCCGGTTTCCGGGCGGATCGACCTGCTCTACGACATCGAGCCGAGAACCGGCTTCATGCTCGTCGACACCCTGTTGGCCGATGACACCGGTGCGTTCTTCGACGCCCTGCATCACCTGATCCTCCCGGCCATCGTGCTCGGTACCATCCCGTTGGCGGTGATCGCCCGGATGACCCGCTCCTCGATGCTTGAAGTACTGCGTGAAGACTATATCCGCACCGCCCGGGCCAAAGGCCTGTCGCCGGCGCGCGTGGTGTTCGTTCACGGCCTGCGCAACGCCTTGATCCCAGTGCTGACCGTGGTTGGCCTGCAAGTCGGCACATTGCTGGCTGGCGCGGTCCTGACCGAAACCATCTTCTCGTGGCCCGGCATTGGCAAATGGCTGATCGAAGCCATTGGCGCCCGGGACTATCCCGTGGTGCAAAACGGCATCCTGCTGATCGCCTGCCTGGTGATTCTGGTCAACTTTGTAGTGGATATTCTTTATGGCTTCGCAAACCCACGCATCCGTCACCAGCGCTGA
- a CDS encoding ABC transporter substrate-binding protein gives MKMLPLRAAIAAALLSVAVGASAKPLVVCTEASPEGFDMVQYTTAVTADAVAETIFNRLVDFKPGTTEVVPALAESWDISPDALTYTFHLRKGVKFHTTDYFKPTRDLNADDVVWSFQRQLDPKHPWHDKSSVGFPYFESMGFKELLKSVEKVDEHTVRFTLTRPEAPFLPDVAMAFASIYPAEYADQLLKANKTADLNNKPVGTGPFVFQRYAKDAQVRFKANTDYFRGAPPSEVLILAIAIDNNVRQQKLKANECQIALYPKPDDIPNLKADPNLKVEEIEAMTTSYTALNTTRKYMSDVRVRQAIEIAFDKRAYVNALFGKGNASVAVNPYPPTLLGYNHALQNPPHDLDKARALLKEAGVPEGTVLTLFTRNGGGPTNPNPMLGAQMMQADLAKVGIKVDIRVMEWGEMLKRAKNGEHDMVSAGWAGDNGDPDNFLTPMLSCEAAKNGENYARWCNEKFQALIDQARAKTDPVERAALYEQAQAIFHQDQPWISIAHTRMFTAMRNNVEGYHISPLTTNNFATTKVK, from the coding sequence ATGAAAATGCTTCCTTTACGAGCGGCCATCGCCGCCGCGCTGCTGAGTGTCGCCGTTGGCGCCTCGGCCAAACCCTTGGTGGTCTGTACCGAAGCCAGCCCGGAAGGCTTCGATATGGTCCAGTACACGACTGCAGTCACAGCCGATGCGGTGGCCGAAACTATCTTCAATCGCCTGGTGGACTTCAAGCCCGGCACCACCGAAGTGGTCCCTGCACTGGCCGAGTCCTGGGACATCAGCCCGGACGCCCTGACCTACACGTTCCATTTGCGCAAAGGCGTCAAGTTCCACACCACCGATTATTTCAAGCCGACCCGCGACCTGAATGCCGACGACGTGGTCTGGAGTTTCCAGCGTCAGCTGGACCCGAAACACCCCTGGCATGACAAGTCCAGCGTGGGCTTCCCGTACTTTGAAAGCATGGGCTTCAAGGAACTGCTCAAAAGCGTCGAGAAAGTCGACGAGCACACCGTGAGGTTCACCCTGACCCGTCCCGAGGCGCCGTTCCTGCCCGACGTGGCCATGGCGTTCGCCTCGATCTACCCGGCCGAATACGCCGACCAGTTGCTCAAGGCCAACAAGACCGCCGACCTCAACAACAAACCTGTCGGCACTGGCCCGTTTGTGTTCCAGCGCTACGCCAAGGACGCCCAGGTTCGCTTCAAAGCCAACACCGACTACTTCCGCGGTGCACCACCGAGCGAAGTACTGATTCTGGCCATCGCTATCGACAACAACGTGCGCCAGCAGAAACTCAAGGCCAACGAGTGCCAGATCGCCCTCTATCCAAAACCCGATGACATCCCCAACCTCAAGGCTGATCCCAACCTGAAGGTCGAGGAAATCGAGGCGATGACCACCTCGTACACCGCGCTCAACACCACCCGCAAATACATGAGCGATGTACGTGTGCGCCAGGCGATTGAAATCGCCTTCGACAAGCGGGCCTACGTCAACGCGCTGTTCGGCAAGGGCAATGCCAGCGTCGCCGTCAACCCATACCCGCCAACCCTGTTGGGTTACAACCACGCATTGCAGAACCCGCCTCACGACCTGGACAAGGCCCGCGCCCTGCTCAAGGAAGCCGGCGTACCGGAAGGCACGGTGCTCACCCTGTTCACCCGTAACGGCGGCGGCCCGACCAACCCGAACCCGATGCTCGGCGCACAAATGATGCAGGCGGACCTGGCCAAGGTCGGGATCAAGGTCGACATCCGCGTGATGGAATGGGGCGAAATGCTCAAGCGCGCGAAGAACGGCGAGCACGATATGGTCTCGGCCGGATGGGCGGGAGATAACGGGGACCCGGACAACTTCCTGACGCCTATGCTCAGTTGTGAGGCCGCCAAGAACGGCGAAAATTACGCGCGCTGGTGCAACGAGAAGTTCCAGGCATTGATCGACCAGGCGCGTGCAAAAACCGACCCGGTCGAACGTGCAGCGCTCTATGAGCAGGCCCAGGCGATTTTCCACCAGGACCAGCCATGGATCAGCATCGCGCACACGCGTATGTTTACGGCCATGCGCAACAACGTCGAGGGTTATCACATTAGCCCCCTGACCACTAACAACTTCGCTACGACCAAAGTGAAGTAG
- a CDS encoding OprD family porin, with product MKLSSTALLALAISSITATAYAENVSQDFVPTGLNTTNAQAEAKGFVEGQSLGGTTRNWYSNEMKRRDSRFSYKKEKTDKNPTKVSRRYNWTQGTILNYTSGFTEGTVGVSTEVAAYNEIALIRDQEDIAGGSNRTLADGGKDAVGQWSKLGLANVKFRVSNTTLTAGRQNYSTPIVDVIGNRALPSSFEGVSLHSEELNNLSFDAGVFDRVSPRTEQSLAKFRSEYASNKTEADKVSIVGLAYQPFKSLKTSLYGSQVEDLWNQYYFGATHELGDSSVLSLTTGLNYYKTVDTGKKLMGDIDNDTYSLSFGLTHQAHSLTFSYQEVNGNEYFDYLHETNGIYLANSLLSDFNGPNEKSFQIAYGLNMAEYGVPGLKFNIYQARGWGIDGTHYTGNRGVEGKGYDGIQTQNGESHYEYGIGTAYAVQSGPLKATTIRATYTAHRASKEQSDGSINEFRLVTTIPFNIL from the coding sequence ATGAAACTGAGCAGCACCGCATTATTGGCTTTAGCCATCAGTAGCATTACGGCCACCGCGTACGCCGAGAACGTCAGCCAGGACTTCGTTCCGACCGGCCTGAACACCACCAACGCCCAGGCCGAAGCCAAGGGGTTTGTCGAGGGTCAGAGCCTGGGGGGCACGACGCGTAACTGGTACTCCAACGAAATGAAGCGACGTGATAGCCGCTTCAGCTACAAGAAAGAAAAGACCGACAAAAACCCGACCAAGGTCTCTCGTCGTTACAACTGGACGCAAGGCACCATCCTCAACTACACCTCCGGTTTTACCGAAGGCACCGTGGGTGTGAGCACCGAAGTCGCGGCCTACAATGAAATTGCCCTGATCCGCGACCAGGAAGACATCGCCGGCGGCTCCAACCGTACACTCGCCGATGGTGGCAAGGATGCTGTGGGCCAGTGGAGCAAACTGGGCCTGGCCAACGTCAAGTTCCGCGTATCGAACACCACCCTGACCGCCGGTCGCCAGAACTACAGCACCCCGATTGTCGATGTCATCGGCAACCGTGCGCTGCCTTCGAGCTTTGAAGGGGTGAGCCTGCACAGTGAAGAATTGAACAACCTGTCATTCGACGCAGGCGTCTTCGACCGTGTCTCGCCACGTACCGAGCAAAGCCTGGCGAAGTTCCGCTCCGAGTACGCCAGCAACAAAACCGAAGCCGACAAAGTCAGCATCGTGGGCCTGGCCTATCAGCCGTTCAAAAGCCTGAAAACCAGCCTGTACGGCTCCCAGGTCGAAGACTTGTGGAACCAGTACTACTTCGGCGCCACCCACGAACTGGGCGACAGCTCGGTCCTGAGCCTGACCACCGGCCTGAACTATTACAAAACGGTCGATACCGGCAAGAAACTGATGGGCGACATCGACAACGATACCTACTCCCTGTCGTTCGGCCTGACTCACCAGGCTCACAGCCTGACCTTCTCGTACCAGGAAGTGAACGGTAACGAGTACTTCGACTACCTGCACGAAACCAACGGCATCTACCTGGCCAACTCCCTGTTGTCCGACTTCAACGGCCCGAACGAAAAATCGTTCCAGATCGCCTACGGTCTGAACATGGCCGAGTACGGCGTGCCAGGCCTGAAGTTCAACATCTACCAGGCTCGCGGCTGGGGCATCGACGGTACTCACTACACCGGCAACCGCGGTGTAGAAGGTAAAGGCTACGACGGTATCCAGACGCAGAACGGTGAAAGCCACTATGAATACGGCATCGGGACTGCCTACGCAGTTCAAAGCGGTCCGCTGAAAGCCACCACGATTCGCGCGACCTACACCGCACACCGCGCTTCCAAAGAACAGTCTGACGGCAGCATCAACGAATTCCGTCTGGTTACCACCATTCCATTCAACATTCTTTAA